Genomic segment of Panicum virgatum strain AP13 chromosome 9N, P.virgatum_v5, whole genome shotgun sequence:
GTAAACCGAAGTAGCAAATAAAGAGGCATTTATGCTCGTTGCCCATGCTAATCTTCTAATCTGAGAAGGCCAGAAGGGGTACCCTAAATATGCACTACTATTTTCCAAACAAAAACGTAGTAGAGAGAACGTAATTCTTAGAAACGCCTTGTGACCCTCGCTCAAAATTTAGGTTGCGATTCTCTCGTGTTCTGTTTCGGTTTCCCTTCTGGCCAGTCCGCCACCACTCGGTCAGTGACCACCACCAGTCGCTTTCGATTTCGGTTACGACTCCATCTGGACTCGCCCTCCCCCTCAATTCCCCACGAGATGCCTATATAAAGCAGGGCCAGATTCGCGCAGCCTTTGCCCCTCgaatcctccctccctctctccccgtCCACGGCAGAATTCCGGTTCCGGGCGCCTCCTATACATAGCCAGCCCAGCCTCCccacccctccctcccctccccagcACCGAGCCCTGCCCAGGCCAGCCGCGCGCGGAGGTGAGGCGTTCGCATCGCACACCTCTCGCCGCGCTATATCCCCGGGCGCGCCGGTCCTCCCCTCTCGCCACCCCTACccccgcaccaccaccaccaccaccaccagcggtTCCGGCGGCGCACCCGTCGTCAGCAGCGGTTCCGCGTTCCCCGCGAGAGGACACGATGCTCGGGTTCAGGACGCAGATGCCCTGGTCGTCGGTGCAGGAGGAGTCGCAGGGGCAGCTgtgcgagggcgcggcggccgtcgtggcggcgcggcaggggatggagacgccgctcacggcggtggcggaggcgttcGAGGAGCTGGCGCGCGGGATGGACGCCGACGGCGGGGAGCTCCGCCTCGCGCCCTTCGGCGACACATGCGCGCTCGTCTCCGTACTCTTCAGCAGCCTCGGCATGGCCTTCAGGTTCGCCGAGATCGAGTACGTCACCAAGGTAAGCGCCAGACGACGACCCCGTTCCGCGATCGATCCCTTTCGCGGATGTTTCCattattttttcattttctttctggAACCGTTTGCTTCTCTCGCGCCGTTGTTTCGATCCGTGGGGCAAAGATCCAAGATTTGGCACGGTGACGAGGTGAAATCGTGCGAGCGGCGCCTGGATTAGATTGCCACGTTATTTCTGACTTTCTTCAGATCTTTTGCTTGCTGCACCGTCCAATCACCCCGACCACCGATGTTGCTCCGGAAATCTTATTGGATTATTCTATAGTTTTCTCCTTTCACCCCCAAAATATTAATCTTTTTTCTTCCTTCAAGAAAGCTCCTGGAAGGAATGTTGCCGCGTTGATTTGACTTACTGTCGATTGCGTGCCCACTCTTTTACGATTCAATGGTCGGCGTTCATTAGTAAAGAAACAAAATTGCTCACGTACTCTATTGGCCGTGAGGAATAGTCCCGTCTAGAAATGTAACCGCGTTTTCCCGGCTGAATACTGAACATTCATcaatcatccatccatccatccatccatccaggtGAACGACCTCATCGGCGCGGGCAAGTCATACCGCACCCTGAGCGACATCCTCGACAAGGACATCGAGAACGACTCCGTGAAGAAGCAGGGCAGCCACTCCCGGAACCTGCGCAGGGTCCGACTCGGCCTCGGCCTCATCAAGGCCCTCTTCGAGCAGTTCCTCACCACCGAGTACGTCTCCTTGCATTTCACCCAAACACAAGCATCTCATCACTCAAGTCTTAACATTTAGGCCGCTTGTCTGAATGTTGTCGTCCAGTACACAACGTCTTCTGTCATTTTTTAGATGACAGCTGCATGATCCTAGAAATGGCTGTTTGCTGATAAATCTATTTACCAATTGCCAACTGGTGCTTGTAAGATATTATTGCATATGTAACTGTCGATTGCTATGATCGACAGGTACTAGTCCATTTGTTTTAAGAAATTATTGACAGATTGTTTTGTTCCCTGTCACTTGAATTTTCAGGGGTTGTTCATTGTATGATGCTGCCACGACAGCCTACGGACAGGTCTGCGCGCCATTTCATAGCTGGGCAATCAGAAAGGCTGTTGGCGCTGGCATGTACACTCTTCCAAGCAGGGAGCAGTTGATAGTGAGGCTGAACGAAACTGGTAAGCAAACATGACCGCCCATCGTGTTCTGGAGGATCAAAATGCTTATCAACCTTCGAAATCCTTATTTTTCCTAAAAGAAAGCACCTAGAATTTTTCCCAAATTGACTGGAGGTTTTGTAGATGATCTGTTACCAAACTTTTAGGAGCCTCGTATTCAGATGTCCTGCTAATATTTTTTATGTCAAGTGTTAACAGTGCCCATTATTGATTGTTCCTGCAGATTTCTCTGTTCAGAAGGAGATGAGGAGATACATTGATGCTTCTAGTCCTATTATAGAGTACATCGATAACCTCTTCCTCTCGAGGAACATTAGCCTAGATTGGTGAACTGATCTGAACTGGAGTGAAGATCAAGTTTATAGCTTGTTAACAAGCTGTTGTTGGCGCCATCAATTTATTCTGTTCATAGTTATTTATTCAGCCTTGGTGGGTGGTGGATGCTCCCCTTTCTTCCTTTGTCGCACGCACGGTCTCGTGCTTTGTATTGTAAAACTGCATGACAATTCTAGCACGACCATTGATATTCTTTCCAACTGTCCACAGAAATTGATGGGTAATTCAATGGACTATTCGGACATCAAATCAAATAGTTATATGCTTCTCTCCCCGATCCACGGGCAGATCTCGTTTTTGGTTATAAATTCGAAACGCTACTACTACAAGCAAGTATTATGTTGGGCTATAAGCAGGCTAAATACTGAGAtggaagaaagagaagagaagaggagagaaagGAGAATTTGATTGTAAGCT
This window contains:
- the LOC120692782 gene encoding ACD11 homolog protein-like encodes the protein MLGFRTQMPWSSVQEESQGQLCEGAAAVVAARQGMETPLTAVAEAFEELARGMDADGGELRLAPFGDTCALVSVLFSSLGMAFRFAEIEYVTKVNDLIGAGKSYRTLSDILDKDIENDSVKKQGSHSRNLRRVRLGLGLIKALFEQFLTTEGCSLYDAATTAYGQVCAPFHSWAIRKAVGAGMYTLPSREQLIVRLNETDFSVQKEMRRYIDASSPIIEYIDNLFLSRNISLDW